A stretch of Trichomycterus rosablanca isolate fTriRos1 chromosome 8, fTriRos1.hap1, whole genome shotgun sequence DNA encodes these proteins:
- the p2ry10 gene encoding putative P2Y purinoceptor 10 yields the protein MSCINASKDSDNWETMKYNLYTYFFLLIFIPGLLGNSLALWILCRFKSKKTKAIIFMINLAIADLAHVLSLPLRIYYYMNHTWPFGKVMCLLCFYLKYLNMYASIAFLVCISIQRCAFLMHPFCAKRWKRRYDVYISLVVWLIVGLCCSPFILMRSNLDSQNTSSCFKDLPTKKVALGTAVAIISFGELLGFVTPLTIISCCTYFIVRSLRQSINTSASTNEKKRALRMVLVCTGVFVCCFVPYHINFMLYMLVSQCIITQGTMQQAILRFHPISLCIASLNCCLNPLIYYFLTTEFRQQLSRQGSSILRGRLMSMESTSSYKE from the exons ATGTCATGTATTAATGCCAGCAAAGATTCAGATAACTGGGAGACGATGAAGTATAATCTGTACACCTACTTCTTCCTGTTGATATTTATACCAGGACTACTGGGGAACAGTCTCGCCCTCTGGATTCTCTGTCGCTTTAAAAG caAGAAGACCAAAGCCATCATTTTCATGATCAACCTCGCCATCGCTGACCTGGCACATGTCCTGTCACTGCCGCTCCGCATTTATTACTACATGAACCATACCTGGCCTTTTGGAAAGGTGATGTGCTTGCTCTGCTTCTACCTGAAATATCTTAACATGTACGCCAGCATCGCCTTCCTGGTCTGCATCAGCATCCAGCGCTGCGCCTTCCTCATGCACCCGTTCTGCGCCAAGCGCTGGAAGAGGCGTTATGATGTTTACATCAGCCTGGTCGTCTGGCTGATTGTTGGACTCTGCTGCTCTCCTTTCATCTTAATGAGGAGCAACCTGGACTCACAAAACACCTCCAGCTGCTTTAAGGATCTGCCCACGAAGAAGGTGGCGCTGGGCACAGCCGTGGCTATAATTTCGTTCGGAGAGCTGCTGGGCTTCGTGACACCGCTGACCATCATCAGCTGCTGCACGTACTTCATTGTCCGTTCTCTACGGCAGAGCATAAACACCAGCGCTTCGACTAATGAGAAGAAAAGAGCACTGCggatggtgctggtgtgcactGGCGTCTTCGTGTGCTGCTTTGTGCCCTACCATATCAACTTCATGCTGTACATGCTGGTCAGTCAGTGCATCATTACCCAGGGTACTATGCAGCAGGCTATTTTAAGGTTCCACCCCATTTCTTTGTGCATTGCCAGCCTTAACTGCTGCTTGAATCCACTTATATATTATTTCCTCACCACTGAGTTTCGGCAGCAGCTCAGTCGTCAGGGAAGCTCCATCCTGAGGGGGCGATTGATGAGCATGGAGAGCACTTCCTCATACAAGGAATGA